The genomic segment ACAGGAACAGctgggtcggcggcgaccgctaCGGCGACCGCTTTGACATCACCATGGGCCCTTGCCAGCCCGAGCAGACCGTCCAGTGCCGCCGCACCGTCACCGCCACCCGACTGGACGCTAACCACGGCTGGGGCATGAACCTTCGCTTCCGCTGCGGCGGCCAGGTTGTCTCCATTGGCAGCTCCGGTTCCCGCTCCAGGTCCACCACCACCAGTTTCACCATGTCCGACGGCCAGTGCCCCGGCGAGGTCAACAGGAACAACTGGGAGGGCCACGACAGGTACGGCGACAGGTTCGCCATCAAGGTCTCCGGCTGCGTCGgtgccgccctcggcgatgcCCAGAAGTACGACCACGAAGACAAGCTCATCCAGTAAATGGATCAGCAAGCAAGTGCTCATCAAGTAAATCTCGCCGCACAGTGTGAGACCCCGAGCCATTCTCAGACAAAGAGACGCGCGCACTCTCGTTTCGCCTTTTACGAACGTGAGACGCTCGATGCGCTCTTCTGTTCAATTATGCACGTATCGAAACGAGGACCCCTTCGTATTTGAAATAACAAAACGAGACGTTCCTCGACAGGACCCCGCTTCTGGCTGAACTGAAGTCGTCCGGATTCCCGCCAGAAACCGGGACAGCCTCGCCAAACCCCTCCACCGGCAGCAGCCCACGCCGCCTCCCCTCTCTTCGCCCTCCTCCTGATCAACAACCCCATGCCGCGCAACCTAGCATCTGGCACTCCAGCGCCAACCTCCGATGCGTCCACTTCTCGCCCCCCCCatcgcgcgtccgcggcctGGTTCACGCCGGCCTCCCAGCCACGCAACACAGGTTGATGCAGTACCTGTTCCCCTTGCCGTCGGGGAGGTTGTGCCCCAGGTGGGTCCCCGCCAGCGACACCGTTTCGCCTCCCTCGAGCACGCGGACGTTCTCCCacaccacctcctcgtccctgAACGACGGCCAGCCGTGCGCCTTGGACTCCCTCACGAACTCGTCAAAGCTCCTGCCTCGGGGGGCGACGAACAGGGGCTTGCCGCTGACGCTGTCGTAGTACgtcgtctcgccgtcgctggcCACCTCGTCCAGGAAATTGGTCGTCCGGAAGTAGCCGCTGTGCTCCGCATAGTGCCTGTTTCGCGTGCAGATGCGGTCGGCtgtggacgcgtccgcgccccacAGGAGATCCCCCTGCGGGGCACGTTCCGTGCTCCGCCCGTTCGCCCTCTGGCGCATTATGGACGGGTCGCCCAGCACGAGCGAGTCCATTTgggccgcgcggggggaTGCCCTAACAAacgccaccaccgcgctcaccgcggcgaggacgccgacgaaccTCGCGGCCGGCGCTGGCatgacgaccgcgcggagTAATAATAAATGACCAGGGGGCAAAGGAGGGAGCGCACCGACACGTCACaaacgccgtcgccgcggctcggacACGTGCCGCTCGAATTCACGAGCAGGATGCGTGTCTCGGTCTACTCCACGTCGGTGCACTCCACGTCGTGCCTCGGAGCGTacacggccgcggcgcgtgatGCCCGTCgactccgccaccgccgcctcgccacCACCGTCTGTCGAAACAAGCGCGAGATCTCGAGCAAGCTgaacctcgacctcgaccttGGTCAGGTTCTCGGCACGGTGAAGAGGAACGAGGGGCTGTATGACAACCTACCTCCCGGCAAGGTTGGCCTATTCGGCCTGGTGAGTTTCGAGTTTTCAAGGGCTCCAAAAGCCCCGCGGTTACGCGTCCCTGGCCCGCACCCCGCCTCCTCTTCCGGTAGCATGACGGTTTTCTCCCTCCCCATC from the Micromonas commoda chromosome 8, complete sequence genome contains:
- a CDS encoding predicted protein, whose amino-acid sequence is MPAPAARFVGVLAAVSAVVAFVRASPRAAQMDSLVLGDPSIMRQRANGRSTERAPQGDLLWGADASTADRICTRNRHYAEHSGYFRTTNFLDEVASDGETTYYDSVSGKPLFVAPRGRSFDEFVRESKAHGWPSFRDEEVVWENVRVLEGGETVSLAGTHLGHNLPDGKGNRYCINLCCVAGRPA